Genomic DNA from Alphaproteobacteria bacterium PA2:
GTTGACGGACCTGTTGCCGAGAAAGGCCATGCCGCCTCAGGAATAGCGGGCTTCGGGCGCCGGCTGGCCGCCGGAGCCCTCAGCCTGGACTTCCTCCAGGGCCCATTTCAGATCCGCCAGATAGGACTCGACGACCTCGAGATGGAAGGGCGAGAGCATGAGGTGCAGCCCCTTCGGGCTGGAAGTGGTGCTCGTGAACCAGCCCCGCTGGTTCAGCCTGGCCCAGAGCTTCATCGGATCAACGTCGTGGCGGCCGAAGGCCACAAGGCCCAGGACCGGCTTGCCGAAGACTTCAAAGCCCAGGTCGCGGACCCCGGCCTCGACGGCCTCCCGCGCCGCCGTCACCTGCCCCTGCTTCTCGCGATAGCCGGACACCCCCAGGAAGTTCATCACCGCCCAGGCCGCTGAAATGGCGCCGCCGGGTCGGGTGCCGGCCAGGGTGGGGGTGACCATCCGGCCGCCGGGCCAGTCGCGGAAGTCGAAGGTCATGTACTTCTGCAGGTCGGCATTCCTGAAGAAGAGGGTCGAGGCGCCCTTGGCGCAATAGCCGTACTTGTGCAGGTCCGCCGACATGGACCGGACCCCCGGCAACTCGAAATCGAAGGGCGCCACATCCCCGCCATTCATCCTGACAAAGGGGGCGATATAGCCGCCGACACAGGCGTCCACGTGCAGCCAGAGGTCCTTCTCCTGGGCCAGTTCCGACAGGGCTGCGATCGGGTCTATCAGGCCGTAGGGAAAGCATGGCGCCGACCCGACAATCATCATGGTGGCGCTGTCGCAGGCGGCGGCCATGGCCTGCGCGTCGGCCAGCAGGTCCTTCACCGGAATACGCCGGACCTCGATCTCCATGACCGCGCAGGCCTTGTCGAAGGCTGGATGGGCCGACCAGGGCAGGACCAGGTTGAGGGGGCCGGTCACCCCCCTGGCCTTGCGGGCGAAATCCCGGGCCGCCTTGACCGCCATGGTGATGGAATCCGTGCCGCCGGACGTCGTCACGCCGCTGGCGCCCTCGGGTCCATGAAGCAGGTAAAGGCCAAACCCGACCACCTCGGACTCCATCCGCTTGAGGCTGGGAAAGGCCATGGGCCCCAGGCCGTTCTCGGACATGAAGGCGGTATAGGCGGCCTTCTGGACCTGCTCGACCTCGGGTCCGGCGTTGAAGACATAGACCGCGGTCTTTCCGTCCCGCCACTTCACATCGCCGCCGGCATA
This window encodes:
- a CDS encoding aspartate aminotransferase family protein yields the protein MTRPLPEAGASWSDLQARMADYAGGDVKWRDGKTAVYVFNAGPEVEQVQKAAYTAFMSENGLGPMAFPSLKRMESEVVGFGLYLLHGPEGASGVTTSGGTDSITMAVKAARDFARKARGVTGPLNLVLPWSAHPAFDKACAVMEIEVRRIPVKDLLADAQAMAAACDSATMMIVGSAPCFPYGLIDPIAALSELAQEKDLWLHVDACVGGYIAPFVRMNGGDVAPFDFELPGVRSMSADLHKYGYCAKGASTLFFRNADLQKYMTFDFRDWPGGRMVTPTLAGTRPGGAISAAWAVMNFLGVSGYREKQGQVTAAREAVEAGVRDLGFEVFGKPVLGLVAFGRHDVDPMKLWARLNQRGWFTSTTSSPKGLHLMLSPFHLEVVESYLADLKWALEEVQAEGSGGQPAPEARYS